In Sedimenticola thiotaurini, the following proteins share a genomic window:
- the tyrS gene encoding tyrosine--tRNA ligase, producing the protein MASVAESMELIRRGADEILLEESLIKKLERGKPLKVKAGFDPTAPDLHLGHTVLINKLRQFQELGHEVTFLIGDFTGMIGDPTGKNVTRKALTREEVLKNAETYQEQIFKILDREKTVIRFNSEWMTELGAAGLIQLAAKHTVARMLERDDFSKRYKSGQPIAIHEFLYPLVQGYDSVALQADVELGGTDQKFNLLVGRQLQEVYGQEPQVVLTMPILEGLDGVQKMSKSLNNYIGIADQPDEMFGKVMSISDDLMWRYYELLSFRPMAEIDDLRKRVDEGMNPRDAKIMLAEELIERFHDKSAAASAHENFVARFRQGAMPDDMPEYSLGGGDGMPIANLLKEAGLVSSTSEAFRMIKQGAVKIDGEKVDDRNLVVPVGTNQVYQVGKRRFARVSVT; encoded by the coding sequence ATGGCGTCAGTCGCAGAGTCGATGGAGCTAATCAGGCGAGGTGCGGATGAGATTCTGCTGGAAGAGTCGCTGATTAAGAAATTGGAGCGGGGAAAACCGCTCAAGGTCAAGGCGGGTTTCGATCCCACGGCGCCGGATCTGCATCTGGGGCACACCGTTCTGATCAATAAACTGCGGCAGTTCCAGGAGTTGGGCCATGAAGTTACCTTCCTGATCGGTGATTTTACCGGGATGATCGGCGATCCCACCGGCAAGAACGTGACCCGCAAGGCGCTCACCCGGGAGGAAGTATTAAAGAATGCCGAAACCTACCAGGAGCAGATCTTCAAGATCCTGGATCGGGAAAAGACCGTTATCCGGTTCAATTCCGAATGGATGACCGAATTGGGTGCGGCGGGGCTGATTCAGTTGGCCGCCAAGCACACCGTGGCCCGTATGCTGGAGCGGGACGATTTCAGTAAGCGATACAAAAGTGGCCAGCCCATCGCAATCCACGAGTTCCTCTACCCGCTGGTGCAGGGGTATGACTCGGTTGCGCTGCAAGCGGACGTGGAGCTGGGTGGTACCGATCAGAAGTTCAATCTCCTGGTGGGGCGGCAGCTGCAGGAGGTTTACGGTCAGGAACCGCAGGTGGTTCTTACCATGCCGATTCTGGAGGGGCTGGATGGTGTCCAGAAGATGTCCAAGTCGCTCAATAACTATATTGGTATCGCCGATCAGCCGGATGAGATGTTCGGCAAAGTCATGTCGATCTCTGATGATTTGATGTGGCGCTACTACGAACTGCTCAGTTTCCGGCCGATGGCAGAAATTGATGATCTGCGCAAGCGGGTCGACGAGGGGATGAATCCACGGGATGCCAAGATCATGCTGGCGGAAGAGTTGATCGAGCGATTCCACGACAAATCTGCAGCAGCCAGTGCCCATGAGAACTTTGTAGCACGCTTCCGGCAGGGAGCCATGCCGGACGATATGCCGGAGTACTCCCTTGGGGGCGGCGATGGAATGCCCATTGCCAACCTGCTGAAAGAGGCGGGGCTGGTGTCCAGCACTTCCGAGGCGTTCCGCATGATCAAGCAGGGAGCGGTGAAAATCGATGGAGAAAAAGTCGATGATCGCAATCTGGTTGTGCCGGTGGGTACAAACCAGGTTTACCAGGTTGGGAAGCGGCGTTTCGCCAGGGTTTCAGTGACCTAA
- a CDS encoding OapA family protein translates to MSAPPAPIDTVEKSSAPVVVAEKQVDETPAAQPLTRVSLQLPGQIPEQQAASQSPAINSGSADQEAVLEDSTATTPSQAETTPLQAASEEVDSTETVPVEPDISDTTEPADESIEIVSIDHGTWHEEKVKSGDSLARIFSRLKLSPTLLHRIVNSSEEAKTLANIRPGESIKVRLDQQGELLELVHKQSAIRSLQILPHEETFTAQINDRSLEKRIATASGTITSSLYMSAQRAGLSDSLTMELANIFGWDIDFALEIRAGDQFSLIYEEEYLDGKKYRNGPILAAEFVNQGKVFRAIRFEDDEGYGSYYSPKGESMRKAFLRAPVDFRRISSRFTKARYHPVLGKKRPHRGVDYAAAIGTPIKAAGDGRVIFRGTKGGYGRTVIIRHGSKYTTLYAHMSKFRSSVKNGTRVRQGQVIGYVGKSGLATGPHLHYEFRVNGVHRNPLTVKLPAAEPLPKAYREKFNQISQPLLAELDLISKTIVADAR, encoded by the coding sequence ATGTCTGCGCCTCCCGCTCCCATCGACACGGTAGAGAAGAGTTCCGCACCTGTCGTCGTAGCAGAGAAGCAGGTTGACGAAACCCCGGCCGCCCAGCCCCTGACCCGGGTCTCGCTGCAGTTACCCGGACAGATACCGGAACAGCAGGCGGCTTCGCAATCTCCAGCAATCAACTCCGGCAGCGCCGACCAGGAAGCTGTACTGGAGGATAGTACAGCAACCACGCCATCCCAAGCTGAAACAACACCGCTTCAGGCCGCTTCAGAAGAGGTCGATAGCACCGAAACAGTCCCGGTAGAACCGGACATCAGCGACACGACTGAACCAGCAGACGAATCCATCGAGATCGTATCCATTGATCATGGCACTTGGCATGAAGAGAAGGTCAAATCCGGTGACTCCCTGGCGCGGATATTTTCGCGCCTGAAGCTTTCTCCCACTCTCCTGCACCGCATCGTCAACAGCAGTGAGGAAGCTAAAACACTGGCCAATATCCGCCCAGGGGAGAGCATCAAGGTGCGCCTGGACCAACAGGGTGAACTACTGGAACTGGTGCATAAGCAGAGTGCTATCCGCAGCCTGCAGATCCTGCCCCACGAAGAGACTTTTACCGCTCAGATCAACGACCGGAGCCTGGAGAAACGGATCGCCACCGCCTCCGGCACTATTACCAGCTCACTCTATATGAGTGCACAACGGGCCGGTCTGTCCGATTCTCTCACCATGGAGCTGGCCAACATTTTTGGTTGGGACATCGACTTCGCTCTGGAGATTCGCGCCGGCGACCAGTTCAGCCTGATCTACGAAGAGGAGTATCTGGACGGCAAGAAATATCGCAACGGCCCGATCCTGGCCGCCGAGTTTGTCAACCAGGGCAAGGTTTTCAGAGCCATCCGCTTTGAGGATGACGAGGGCTACGGCAGCTACTACTCCCCCAAAGGCGAAAGCATGCGCAAGGCGTTCCTCCGCGCCCCGGTGGATTTTCGCCGCATATCCTCCCGCTTCACCAAAGCACGCTACCATCCGGTGCTGGGAAAGAAACGGCCCCACAGAGGCGTCGACTATGCCGCGGCCATTGGCACCCCTATTAAGGCTGCGGGAGATGGCCGGGTGATTTTCCGGGGCACCAAGGGTGGCTATGGGCGCACGGTGATTATCCGCCACGGCAGCAAGTACACTACCCTCTACGCCCATATGTCCAAGTTTCGCAGCAGTGTAAAAAACGGCACCCGGGTACGTCAGGGCCAGGTGATCGGCTATGTTGGCAAAAGCGGACTGGCCACCGGCCCCCATCTGCATTACGAGTTCCGGGTCAATGGGGTGCATCGCAACCCCTTGACTGTCAAATTGCCCGCGGCAGAACCATTGCCCAAAGCTTACCGGGAAAAATTCAATCAGATCAGCCAGCCGTTGCTGGCCGAGCTGGACCTGATTTCGAAAACCATCGTCGCCGATGCCCGATAG